A window of Cygnus atratus isolate AKBS03 ecotype Queensland, Australia chromosome 24, CAtr_DNAZoo_HiC_assembly, whole genome shotgun sequence contains these coding sequences:
- the CDKN1A gene encoding cyclin-dependent kinase inhibitor 1, with product MPLSQSRAGQVPCSSKVCRNLFGPVDHDQLQNDFEDLLRQHLEEAQHRWNFNFETETPLEGHFKWERVLLAEQPSQEVLSLGKATSSESRSSLAHKVPSKDRLGGSHAEASQRSSEIGRAGSPQHLKRGQTTIKDFYSSKRRVVRDKPRL from the exons ATGCCCCTCtcacagagcagggctgggcaggtgCCGTGCAGTAGCAAGGTGTGCAGGAACCTCTTTGGCCCTGTGGACCACGACCAGCTCCAGAATGACTTTGAAGACCTGTTGAGGCAACACCTGGAAGAAGCTCAGCACCGCTGGAACTTCAACTTTGAGACAGAGACACCACTGGAAGGACACTTCAAGTGGGAGAGAGTACTCCTGGCTGAGCAGCCTTCCCAGGAGGTCCTCAGCCTTGGCAAGGCCACCAGCAGCGAGAGCAGGAGCTCCTTGGCCCACAAGGTCCCATCTAAGGACCGTCTTGGTGGGTCTCATGCCGAGGCGTCTCAGCGGAGCTCAGAGATTGGCAGGGCTGGTTCTCCACAGCACTTGAAACGTGGGCAGACCACCATTAAAG ACTTCTACAGCTCCAAGCGGAGGGTTGTCCGTGACAAGCCCAGGCTGTGA